One Fusobacterium ulcerans DNA segment encodes these proteins:
- a CDS encoding cytidylyltransferase domain-containing protein, translating to MKEKILVIIPARSGSKGLKDKNIKMMNGKPLIAYTIEAAQNSKIFEDIIISTDSEKYAEIAKKYGGSVPYLRDKKLANDNAKSSDVILDILNRVEKKYDSFIMLQPTSPLRTEKNIIEAYKMYLEKKASSVVSVCEMEHSPLWANILNEERRMDSFLKGIDVNKNRQELETYYRINGALYIANVEYFKKYQDFYYKDSYAYIMEKENSIDIDDELDFKIAEYLIKNK from the coding sequence ATGAAAGAAAAGATATTAGTAATAATTCCAGCTAGAAGTGGTTCAAAAGGATTAAAAGATAAAAATATAAAGATGATGAATGGGAAACCATTGATTGCTTATACTATAGAAGCAGCTCAAAACAGTAAAATTTTTGAGGATATAATAATATCAACAGATTCAGAAAAATATGCAGAAATAGCAAAGAAATATGGAGGAAGTGTACCATATTTAAGAGATAAAAAATTAGCAAATGATAACGCTAAGAGTAGTGATGTAATATTAGATATTTTAAATAGAGTAGAAAAAAAATATGATTCATTTATAATGTTGCAGCCAACATCACCTTTAAGAACAGAAAAAAATATTATAGAAGCTTATAAAATGTACTTAGAAAAAAAAGCAAGTAGTGTTGTTTCAGTTTGTGAAATGGAACATTCACCTCTATGGGCAAATATTTTAAATGAAGAAAGAAGGATGGATTCTTTTTTAAAAGGAATTGATGTAAATAAAAATAGGCAAGAGTTAGAAACATATTATAGAATTAATGGGGCTCTTTATATAGCGAATGTAGAATATTTTAAAAAGTATCAAGATTTTTATTATAAAGATAGTTATGCATATATAATGGAAAAAGAAAATTCAATAGATATAGATGATGAACTAGATTTTAAAATAGCTGAGTATTTAATAAAAAATAAATAA
- a CDS encoding acetyltransferase has translation MKDIVIIGAGGHAKVILDILLKRKELLNEKINILGFLDDNFKNLDKKEIFGFPILGNISLIEKLKEESYFVIAIGDNLTRKKISQKYQTIKLLNIIHPSSIIGINVQIGKGTVVMANTTINSFTIIKENVIINTGAIIEHDNVIESYVHISPGVILCGGVKVEENSWIGAGSIIKPNIKIGKNVIIGAGTVVIRDIEDNCTVVGNPAKVIKRNEYEEK, from the coding sequence ATGAAAGATATTGTAATTATTGGAGCAGGAGGACATGCAAAGGTAATTTTAGATATTTTATTAAAAAGAAAAGAATTGTTGAATGAAAAAATAAATATTTTAGGCTTTTTAGATGACAATTTTAAAAATTTAGATAAAAAGGAAATTTTTGGATTTCCTATATTAGGAAATATTTCTTTAATAGAAAAACTAAAAGAAGAAAGTTACTTTGTTATAGCTATCGGAGATAATTTAACAAGAAAAAAAATATCACAAAAATACCAAACTATAAAATTATTAAATATTATTCATCCCTCTTCTATTATAGGAATAAATGTACAGATTGGAAAAGGCACAGTAGTTATGGCAAATACTACAATAAATTCTTTTACCATTATAAAAGAGAATGTAATTATAAATACTGGAGCAATAATAGAACATGATAATGTTATAGAAAGTTATGTTCATATTTCTCCAGGAGTAATTTTATGTGGTGGAGTAAAAGTTGAGGAAAATTCATGGATAGGAGCAGGGAGCATTATAAAACCAAATATTAAAATAGGAAAAAATGTAATAATAGGAGCAGGAACAGTAGTTATAAGAGATATTGAAGATAATTGTACAGTTGTTGGAAATCCAGCTAAAGTGATAAAAAGGAATGAATATGAAGAAAAATAA
- the neuC gene encoding UDP-N-acetylglucosamine 2-epimerase, translating into MIKKICIVTGTRAEYGLLKPLIKRIKEEKQLQLQILVTGMHLSPEFGLTYKQIEEDGFKIDEKIEILLSSDKDSGICKSVGLGMILFSEALERLIPDLIVVLGDRFEIFSLVSCAGILKIPVCHLHGGETTEGAYDEFFRHCITKMSYLHFISTEEYRKRVIQLGESPERVFNVGAIGLENIKNLKIIPKNELEEKLDIKFTSKIFVVIFHPVTLEKNTAESQLNELLKAIEIENIDVIFIKGNADSGGRAINRKIEEFSKKNNDKYKVFSSLTVEEYFSILKYSKGLIGNSSSGIVELPYLKVGNLNIGDRQKGRIQSSSTLNCNPIKEEIIEKIKIMLTDEYKEKVQKTVSPYGNGEVSFKIVDIIKNIKNINLKKEFYDIK; encoded by the coding sequence ATGATAAAGAAGATATGTATAGTTACTGGAACTAGAGCTGAATATGGACTTTTAAAACCATTAATAAAAAGAATAAAAGAAGAGAAACAATTACAATTGCAGATTTTGGTGACAGGAATGCATTTATCTCCTGAATTTGGATTAACTTATAAACAAATAGAAGAAGATGGATTTAAAATAGATGAAAAAATAGAAATTTTATTAAGCTCAGATAAGGACAGTGGAATTTGCAAATCAGTAGGTTTAGGAATGATATTATTTTCAGAAGCTTTAGAAAGACTAATTCCAGATTTAATAGTTGTTTTAGGAGATAGATTTGAAATTTTTTCTCTAGTTTCATGTGCAGGTATTTTAAAAATTCCTGTTTGCCATTTACATGGAGGAGAAACTACAGAAGGGGCATATGATGAATTTTTTAGGCATTGTATAACTAAGATGAGTTACTTACATTTTATAAGCACTGAAGAATATCGAAAAAGAGTAATTCAACTTGGAGAAAGTCCAGAACGAGTTTTTAATGTTGGGGCTATTGGACTAGAAAATATAAAAAATTTAAAAATAATACCTAAAAATGAACTTGAAGAAAAATTGGATATAAAATTCACAAGTAAGATATTTGTTGTAATTTTTCATCCAGTAACATTAGAAAAAAATACAGCTGAATCTCAGTTAAATGAATTATTAAAGGCAATAGAAATTGAAAATATAGATGTTATTTTTATAAAAGGTAATGCAGATTCTGGTGGAAGGGCAATTAATAGAAAAATAGAAGAGTTTTCTAAAAAAAATAATGATAAATATAAAGTATTTTCTTCCCTGACTGTTGAAGAATATTTTAGCATTTTAAAATATTCAAAAGGATTAATAGGAAATTCTTCAAGTGGAATAGTAGAATTACCATATTTAAAAGTAGGAAATCTTAATATAGGAGATAGACAAAAGGGAAGAATTCAAAGCTCTTCAACTTTGAACTGTAATCCAATAAAAGAAGAAATAATAGAAAAGATAAAAATAATGTTGACTGATGAATATAAAGAAAAAGTTCAAAAAACTGTTTCACCTTATGGAAATGGAGAAGTTAGTTTTAAAATAGTTGATATAATAAAAAATATTAAAAATATTAATTTAAAAAAAGAATTTTATGATATTAAGTGA
- the neuB gene encoding N-acetylneuraminate synthase produces MKKNKVFIIAEAGVNHNGSLKLAKKMVEKAVEAKVDAIKFQTFIAKNLVSRNTEKANYQKLNTNNKESQLEMIKKLELSFEQFIELKRYCDEMRIKFLSTPFDLDSIEFLKKLGMKIWKVPSGEITNLPYLRKIAEVADEIILSTGMSDLCEISKAVEILKKENKKILILHCNTEYPTPMEDVNLRAMELLKEKFNVEVGYSDHTLGIEVSIAAVALGARIIEKHFTLDKNMEGPDHKASLEPEELKKMVTGIRNIEEALGKKQKEVSESEKKNKDIARKSIVAKKNIKKGEIFTEENLTVKRPGNGISPMQWDEVIGKSSIRNFEEDELIEI; encoded by the coding sequence ATGAAGAAAAATAAAGTTTTTATAATAGCAGAAGCAGGAGTAAATCATAATGGAAGTTTGAAGTTAGCTAAGAAAATGGTAGAAAAAGCCGTAGAAGCTAAAGTGGATGCTATTAAATTTCAAACATTTATAGCTAAAAATTTAGTTTCTAGAAATACAGAAAAAGCTAACTATCAAAAATTAAATACAAATAACAAAGAATCCCAATTAGAAATGATAAAAAAACTAGAATTGTCTTTTGAACAGTTTATAGAACTAAAAAGATATTGTGATGAAATGAGAATAAAGTTTTTATCAACTCCCTTTGATTTGGATAGCATAGAATTTTTAAAAAAATTAGGAATGAAAATATGGAAAGTACCTTCTGGGGAAATAACAAATCTTCCTTATTTAAGAAAAATAGCAGAAGTAGCAGATGAGATAATCTTATCTACAGGAATGTCGGATTTGTGTGAAATAAGTAAAGCTGTAGAGATATTGAAAAAAGAAAATAAAAAAATATTAATTTTACATTGCAATACAGAATACCCAACACCTATGGAAGATGTTAATTTAAGAGCTATGGAGTTATTAAAAGAAAAATTTAATGTAGAAGTAGGGTATTCAGATCATACTTTGGGAATAGAAGTTTCTATAGCAGCAGTAGCTTTAGGGGCAAGAATAATAGAAAAACATTTTACTTTAGATAAAAATATGGAAGGACCAGATCACAAAGCAAGTCTTGAACCAGAAGAACTAAAGAAAATGGTAACAGGGATAAGAAATATAGAAGAAGCTTTAGGAAAAAAACAAAAAGAAGTAAGTGAATCTGAAAAAAAGAATAAAGATATAGCTAGAAAAAGCATAGTAGCTAAAAAAAATATAAAAAAAGGAGAAATTTTTACAGAAGAAAACTTAACTGTAAAGAGACCAGGAAATGGAATTTCACCAATGCAGTGGGATGAAGTTATAGGGAAGAGTTCTATTAGAAATTTTGAAGAAGATGAGTTGATAGAGATATGA
- a CDS encoding CDP-alcohol phosphatidyltransferase family protein encodes MSYYDIIIKLKQTNKITIKSDFLIGFLISKRISPYFSAFYIKKKVVPNTITIHMIISGIIGAIFFSFSNIYLKLIGVIFMQLWFILDCSDGEVARETNNFSKYGKELDYTAHIINHPLFSISLLISMLDAKKYNSTLIVTIFFLITYLDLYSRNIYAFYLIKNLKEKETKIREKEVDFSKKIKEKIKRIIEIFTIYPNFILFSTLLYFFNTDIIIFYALLNIIFTFIILIRESLLWINKIK; translated from the coding sequence ATGTCATATTATGATATTATTATTAAACTTAAACAAACAAATAAAATAACGATTAAATCAGATTTTTTAATAGGATTTTTAATTTCTAAAAGAATTTCTCCATATTTTTCAGCATTTTATATAAAGAAAAAAGTAGTACCTAATACAATAACAATTCATATGATAATTTCAGGAATAATAGGAGCGATATTTTTTAGCTTTTCAAATATTTATTTAAAATTAATAGGGGTTATTTTTATGCAACTATGGTTTATTTTGGATTGTTCAGATGGGGAAGTAGCAAGAGAAACAAACAATTTTTCAAAATATGGAAAAGAATTGGATTACACAGCTCATATAATCAATCACCCATTATTTTCTATTTCACTTTTAATATCTATGTTGGATGCTAAAAAATATAATAGTACTTTAATAGTAACTATTTTTTTTCTGATAACTTATTTGGATTTATATTCTAGAAATATTTATGCATTCTATTTAATAAAAAATTTAAAGGAAAAAGAAACAAAAATCAGAGAAAAAGAAGTAGATTTTTCAAAAAAAATAAAAGAAAAAATAAAAAGAATTATTGAAATATTTACTATTTATCCTAATTTTATATTATTTAGTACACTGTTATATTTTTTTAATACTGATATAATAATTTTTTACGCTTTATTAAATATAATATTTACTTTTATTATATTAATTAGAGAAAGTTTGTTATGGATAAATAAAATCAAATAA
- a CDS encoding polysaccharide biosynthesis protein, whose amino-acid sequence MNMKKKILIIGAGYAGKAVAAGIVEDKIQYNVVGFLDNDDFKVGKKFLGIEVKDKSDNLKKFLKSNKVDICIIASTSISKQDLEKLIKVLNLNKIEIKIIPNMSQLMMSKNFFSQVKDFEIEDLLGREVVQHNILQIKTFLENKKILVTGAAGSIGSELSKQIVKYNPKELILLDINENDLYFLELFLRETYPEIKLNIEIGNIRDKKKMEYLFDKYKPQLVFHAAAHKHVPLMERNPEEAVKNNIYGTKNLIESSILNGVEKFVLISTDKAVNPTSVMGTTKRVTEMLVEHYNEKGKTKFMAVRFGNVLGSNGSVIPIFKKKIAERKNLTVTHPDIIRYFMTISEASQLVLRAGSLGNGGEVFVLDMGEPIKIIDLAKKMIELSGLEKEIGIEITGLRPGEKLYEELLYDVKHCEKTESQKIYIAKLKSENNNLEELLEKLKESLNEYNNEKIKNILKLIVPTYKESK is encoded by the coding sequence ATGAATATGAAAAAAAAGATACTAATTATAGGAGCAGGATATGCAGGAAAAGCTGTGGCTGCTGGAATAGTAGAAGATAAAATTCAATATAATGTTGTAGGGTTTTTGGATAATGATGATTTTAAAGTGGGGAAAAAATTTTTAGGAATAGAAGTAAAAGATAAAAGTGACAATTTAAAAAAATTTTTAAAATCAAATAAAGTAGATATTTGTATAATAGCTAGTACGTCAATATCAAAACAAGATTTAGAAAAACTTATTAAAGTATTAAATTTAAATAAGATAGAAATAAAAATTATTCCTAATATGTCCCAACTTATGATGTCAAAGAATTTTTTCTCGCAAGTAAAAGATTTTGAAATAGAAGACTTATTAGGAAGAGAAGTAGTCCAGCATAATATTTTACAGATAAAAACTTTTTTAGAAAATAAGAAGATACTAGTTACAGGAGCAGCAGGATCAATAGGAAGTGAGTTGTCAAAACAGATAGTAAAGTATAATCCTAAGGAATTGATTTTGTTGGATATAAATGAAAATGATCTATATTTTCTAGAACTTTTTTTAAGAGAAACATATCCAGAAATTAAATTGAATATTGAAATAGGGAATATAAGAGATAAGAAAAAAATGGAATATCTTTTTGATAAATATAAACCTCAATTAGTATTTCATGCAGCAGCTCATAAACATGTGCCGTTAATGGAGAGAAACCCAGAAGAGGCTGTAAAAAATAATATATATGGAACTAAAAATCTAATTGAAAGTTCAATATTAAATGGAGTGGAAAAGTTTGTTTTAATTTCAACAGATAAAGCAGTAAATCCTACAAGTGTTATGGGAACAACTAAAAGAGTAACTGAAATGCTTGTGGAACACTATAATGAAAAAGGAAAAACAAAATTTATGGCTGTTAGATTTGGTAATGTTTTAGGAAGCAATGGAAGTGTTATTCCAATTTTTAAAAAGAAGATAGCAGAAAGAAAAAATTTAACAGTAACTCATCCAGATATAATAAGGTATTTTATGACAATATCTGAAGCGAGTCAACTTGTATTAAGAGCAGGAAGCCTTGGCAATGGGGGAGAAGTTTTTGTTCTTGATATGGGAGAACCAATAAAAATAATAGATTTAGCAAAGAAAATGATAGAATTATCAGGATTAGAAAAAGAAATAGGTATAGAAATAACTGGACTTAGACCAGGAGAAAAGCTATATGAGGAATTACTTTATGATGTAAAACATTGTGAAAAAACTGAATCACAGAAGATATATATAGCTAAATTAAAATCTGAAAACAATAATTTAGAAGAATTATTAGAAAAATTAAAAGAATCATTAAATGAATATAATAATGAGAAAATAAAAAATATTTTAAAATTAATAGTTCCAACATATAAAGAATCAAAATAA
- a CDS encoding LegC family aminotransferase — translation MGRVINLSVPNLGKENILRNLSECLESGWVSTGGRFISEFEDKIAKYVGVKEAVGIQSGTAGLHTALRVLGVERDEEVIAPTLTFIAAVNPITYLGAQPVFIDCDDTFCIDPIKLEKFCREECEIIKGKLYNKKTKKQIKVIVVVHVFGNMADMEKIMDIAQKYNLKVLEDSTEALGTYYISGRYTGKFAGTIGDIGVYSFNANKIITTGGGGMVVSNNQELLDKVRFLSVQAKTDPLYFIHDEIGYNYRMLNLQAALGTEQIDQLEEFINIKIRNYKRYKEAIEKIEGLKLMTFNKNIRSNHWFYSLLVDKEKYGLNKDELLMKLNEENIQSRPIWGLIHQQKPYLNNEAYEMEKSLYYIDRILNIPCSTNLTEEEVDIVIEKLKKYKS, via the coding sequence ATGGGAAGAGTAATAAATTTATCAGTTCCAAATCTGGGGAAAGAAAATATTCTAAGAAATCTAAGTGAATGTTTAGAGAGTGGATGGGTATCAACTGGAGGAAGATTTATAAGTGAATTTGAAGATAAAATAGCTAAATATGTAGGAGTAAAAGAAGCAGTGGGAATACAAAGTGGAACAGCAGGACTTCATACAGCTTTGAGAGTATTGGGAGTAGAAAGAGATGAGGAAGTAATAGCCCCTACATTAACATTTATTGCAGCAGTAAATCCAATAACTTATTTAGGAGCACAACCAGTATTTATAGATTGTGATGATACATTTTGTATAGACCCAATAAAATTAGAAAAATTTTGTAGAGAAGAATGTGAAATAATAAAGGGAAAACTTTATAACAAGAAAACTAAAAAGCAAATAAAAGTAATAGTGGTAGTCCATGTTTTTGGAAATATGGCTGATATGGAAAAAATAATGGATATAGCCCAAAAGTATAATTTAAAAGTATTAGAAGATTCAACAGAAGCATTAGGAACTTATTATATATCAGGAAGATACACAGGAAAATTTGCAGGAACAATAGGAGATATTGGAGTTTATTCTTTCAATGCAAACAAGATAATAACTACTGGTGGGGGAGGAATGGTTGTTTCAAATAACCAAGAACTTTTAGATAAAGTAAGATTTTTATCAGTGCAAGCAAAAACTGACCCACTATATTTTATTCATGATGAAATTGGGTATAACTACAGAATGCTTAATCTACAAGCTGCCTTAGGAACAGAACAGATAGATCAGCTTGAGGAGTTTATAAATATAAAAATTAGAAACTATAAAAGATATAAAGAAGCAATAGAAAAAATAGAAGGACTGAAACTAATGACTTTTAATAAGAATATCAGATCAAACCATTGGTTTTATTCTCTATTAGTAGATAAAGAAAAATATGGATTAAATAAAGATGAACTTTTAATGAAGTTGAATGAAGAAAATATACAGTCTAGACCAATATGGGGACTCATTCATCAACAGAAACCTTATCTAAATAATGAAGCCTATGAAATGGAAAAATCTCTATATTACATTGATAGAATATTAAATATACCATGTAGTACAAATCTTACTGAGGAAGAGGTAGATATAGTAATAGAAAAATTAAAAAAATATAAAAGTTGA